A region of Pasteurellaceae bacterium Orientalotternb1 DNA encodes the following proteins:
- a CDS encoding twin arginine-targeting protein translocase TatB, whose protein sequence is MFDIGFSELILIFIIGLVVLGPKRLPIAIRTVMGWVRTIRGLAANVQNELAQELKLQELQESIKKAEELNLSRLSPELEKTVADLKQSAEKMKDELASAKGQVQVLTDEQVAEIQTRIEQENQQLADNSLVDLQNIDENVPLAEPEHAELSPAEIAELAEADEEKLMAYYPPDDDLASPEVQDKKNVS, encoded by the coding sequence GTGTTTGATATTGGTTTTTCTGAACTCATTCTGATTTTTATCATCGGCTTGGTGGTGCTTGGCCCGAAACGGTTGCCAATCGCCATTCGTACGGTGATGGGCTGGGTGCGGACGATTCGTGGCTTAGCAGCAAATGTGCAGAATGAATTAGCACAAGAGCTCAAATTGCAGGAATTGCAAGAGAGTATCAAAAAAGCGGAAGAGCTGAATTTAAGCCGTCTATCGCCTGAGTTAGAAAAAACGGTAGCGGATTTAAAGCAATCGGCGGAAAAAATGAAAGACGAATTGGCGTCGGCAAAAGGGCAAGTTCAAGTTCTGACTGATGAGCAAGTCGCTGAAATTCAAACTCGGATTGAGCAGGAAAATCAGCAACTTGCCGACAATTCGTTAGTCGATTTGCAAAATATCGATGAAAACGTACCGCTTGCAGAGCCTGAACACGCTGAACTTTCCCCTGCAGAAATCGCCGAGCTTGCTGAAGCCGATGAAGAAAAGCTGATGGCGTATTATCCGCCAGACGATGATTTAGCTTCCCCTGA